In a genomic window of Phragmites australis chromosome 14, lpPhrAust1.1, whole genome shotgun sequence:
- the LOC133891394 gene encoding uncharacterized protein LOC133891394 isoform X1, giving the protein MDPAPAPPPPFAVHLVTGSGGGSSPELALFLRSLAAARVVALDAEWKPRRRAGPVAPSAPGDGPSPTSALAPPQFPTVTLLQVACRGGDGEGEGGGCEVFVVDLLAVPLADLWAPLRELFERPDALKLGFRFKQDLVYLSATFAAALGRDAGFDRVEPFLDVTNIYYYMKGYDRQKRLPKETKSLATICEELLNVSLSKELQCSDWSCRPLSKGQIQYAASDAYFLLDIFDLFQEKIRMEGKFSPTMKLTTDECSPRTVECSSSGYAICSDGHLTSIVLKYSEKILLTESDMKSRSSRRKEKQKLPTNARCKDKLDAGAEWQGPPPWDPSVGGDGFPKFLCDVMIEGLAKHLRCVGIDAATPSSKKPEPRELLNQTYKEGRILLTRDVKLLKYQYLASNQVYRVKSLLKHDQLAEVINTFQLKISEDRLMSRCSKCNGSFIQKPLTLEEAIEASKGFQVIPSCLFNRNLEFWKCTDCNQLYWEGTQYHNAVQKFLSVCNISD; this is encoded by the exons ATGGACCCCGCGCCAGCGCCACCGCCCCCATTTGCCGTGCACCTCGTcaccggcagcggcggcggctcctcgcCGGAGCTCGCCCTCTTCCTCCGCTCCCTCGCCGCTGCCCGCGTTGTCGCCCTCGACGCCGAGTGGAagccgcgccgccgcgccggcccTGTCGCCCCGTCAGCCCCGGGCGACGGCCCGTCGCCGACGTCCGCGCTAGCGCCACCGCAGTTCCCCACGGTCACGCTTCTCCAGGTTGCCTGCCGAGGCGGTGACGGAGAAGGCGAGGGCGGCGGCTGCGAGGTGTTCGTCGTCGACCTCCTTGCCGTGCCGCTCGCCGACCTGTGGGCTCCGCTGCGGGAGCTGTTCGAGCGGCCTGACGCGCTAAAGCTGGGGTTCAGGTTCAAACAGGACCTGGTGTACCTTTCCGCCAccttcgccgccgccctcgGACGCGACGCCGGATTTGATAGG GTGGAGCCTTTCTTGGATGTCACCAATATTTATTACTACATGAAGGGCTATGACAGGCAAAAGAGGCTTCCAAAGGAGACGAAGAGTTTGGCAACCATTTGTGAGGAGCTGCTGAATGTATCTTTATCAAAG GAACTCCAATGTAGTGATTGGTCATGCCGCCCCTTGAGCAAAGGGCAGATACAGTATGCTGCATCCGATGCCTACTTCTTGCTAGACATATTTGATCTGTTCCAAGAAAAAATCAGAATGGAAG GAAAATTTTCCCCTACAATGAAACTAACTACAGACGAGTGTTCACCAAGGACGGTAGAGTGCTCATCGTCTGGATATGCTATCTGCTCTGATGGTCATTTGACATCGATTGTGCTGAAGTACAGTGAGAAGATTTTATTGACAGAATCTGATATGAAATCACGTTCCTCAAGAcgaaaagagaaacaaaagctTCCTACTAATGCCAGATGCAAAGACAAGTTGGATGCCGGTGCTGAATGGCAGGGGCCCCCTCCATGGGATCCTTCTGTTGGTGGGGATGGATTCCCGAagttcttatgtgatgtgatg ATTGAGGGTCTTGCTAAACACTTGAGATGCGTTGGAATAGATGCTGCCACTCCATCTTCAAAGAAACCTGAACCAAG GGAGCTACTAAATCAAACATACAAGGAAGGGCGGATATTATTAACACGAGATGTGAAGCTCTTGAAATATCAATATTTAGCAAGTAACCAGGTATACAGAGTGAAAAGCCTGCTCAAACATGATCAATTGGCCGAG GTGATTAATACCTTCCAGTTAAAGATTTCCGAGGACCGACTAATGTCAAGATGCTCAAAGTGCAATGGTAGTTTCATTCAGAAACCACTCACACTTGAGGAAGCTATTGAAGCCTCAAAAGGTTTCCAGGTTATTCCCTCGTGCCTATTCAACCGAAATCTGGAGTTCTGGAAGTGCACTGACTGCAACCAACTCTATTGGgag GGAACCCAGTACCACAACGCAGTTCAAAAGTTTTTGTCAGTCTGCAATATTAGTGACTGA
- the LOC133891394 gene encoding uncharacterized protein LOC133891394 isoform X2: MDPAPAPPPPFAVHLVTGSGGGSSPELALFLRSLAAARVVALDAEWKPRRRAGPVAPSAPGDGPSPTSALAPPQFPTVTLLQVACRGGDGEGEGGGCEVFVVDLLAVPLADLWAPLRELFERPDALKLGFRFKQDLVYLSATFAAALGRDAGFDRVEPFLDVTNIYYYMKGYDRQKRLPKETKSLATICEELLNVSLSKELQCSDWSCRPLSKGQIQYAASDAYFLLDIFDLFQEKIRMEGKFSPTMKLTTDECSPRTVECSSSGYAICSDGHLTSIVLKYSEKILLTESDMKSRSSRRKEKQKLPTNARCKDKLDAGAEWQGPPPWDPSVGGDGFPKFLCDVMIEGLAKHLRCVGIDAATPSSKKPEPRELLNQTYKEGRILLTRDVKLLKYQYLASNQVYRVKSLLKHDQLAEQTIFLAVTIPVLAEPVERHLSTATCLDQSKPSSFWQSLVELNPMS, from the exons ATGGACCCCGCGCCAGCGCCACCGCCCCCATTTGCCGTGCACCTCGTcaccggcagcggcggcggctcctcgcCGGAGCTCGCCCTCTTCCTCCGCTCCCTCGCCGCTGCCCGCGTTGTCGCCCTCGACGCCGAGTGGAagccgcgccgccgcgccggcccTGTCGCCCCGTCAGCCCCGGGCGACGGCCCGTCGCCGACGTCCGCGCTAGCGCCACCGCAGTTCCCCACGGTCACGCTTCTCCAGGTTGCCTGCCGAGGCGGTGACGGAGAAGGCGAGGGCGGCGGCTGCGAGGTGTTCGTCGTCGACCTCCTTGCCGTGCCGCTCGCCGACCTGTGGGCTCCGCTGCGGGAGCTGTTCGAGCGGCCTGACGCGCTAAAGCTGGGGTTCAGGTTCAAACAGGACCTGGTGTACCTTTCCGCCAccttcgccgccgccctcgGACGCGACGCCGGATTTGATAGG GTGGAGCCTTTCTTGGATGTCACCAATATTTATTACTACATGAAGGGCTATGACAGGCAAAAGAGGCTTCCAAAGGAGACGAAGAGTTTGGCAACCATTTGTGAGGAGCTGCTGAATGTATCTTTATCAAAG GAACTCCAATGTAGTGATTGGTCATGCCGCCCCTTGAGCAAAGGGCAGATACAGTATGCTGCATCCGATGCCTACTTCTTGCTAGACATATTTGATCTGTTCCAAGAAAAAATCAGAATGGAAG GAAAATTTTCCCCTACAATGAAACTAACTACAGACGAGTGTTCACCAAGGACGGTAGAGTGCTCATCGTCTGGATATGCTATCTGCTCTGATGGTCATTTGACATCGATTGTGCTGAAGTACAGTGAGAAGATTTTATTGACAGAATCTGATATGAAATCACGTTCCTCAAGAcgaaaagagaaacaaaagctTCCTACTAATGCCAGATGCAAAGACAAGTTGGATGCCGGTGCTGAATGGCAGGGGCCCCCTCCATGGGATCCTTCTGTTGGTGGGGATGGATTCCCGAagttcttatgtgatgtgatg ATTGAGGGTCTTGCTAAACACTTGAGATGCGTTGGAATAGATGCTGCCACTCCATCTTCAAAGAAACCTGAACCAAG GGAGCTACTAAATCAAACATACAAGGAAGGGCGGATATTATTAACACGAGATGTGAAGCTCTTGAAATATCAATATTTAGCAAGTAACCAGGTATACAGAGTGAAAAGCCTGCTCAAACATGATCAATTGGCCGAG CAAACAATCTTTCTGGCCGTAACTATTCCAGTTTTGGCCGAACCCGTGGAGAGGCACCTTTCAACTGCAACTTGTTTGGACCAGTCAAAACCAAGCAGTTTTTGGCAGTCACTTGTAGAGCTCAAT CCCATGTCATGA